In Halobaculum magnesiiphilum, the following proteins share a genomic window:
- a CDS encoding nucleoside phosphorylase, with translation MTVPQFPTKHDHDPITGPDDDLTYYRDLNGEFDPLPESVVLTYSASTFDRVVSELGAEDGAIDAPGLASLHELAGTDGTVAVAGEFGIGAPATAMVVDVLAAAGVETVCIVGYAGALTTDLDTETAVVADSALRDEGTSYHYLPDGVPAEATPAVTDALETECRAADRPVAVGPTWSTDAAFRETAFEARQLAERGYLTVEMEAAALFAVAEVRGIDAGAAFAISDYVTPEGWERLFHEARDRLYDLIPVVRDAIR, from the coding sequence GTGACTGTCCCCCAGTTCCCGACCAAACACGACCACGACCCGATCACCGGGCCCGACGACGACCTCACGTACTATCGCGATCTCAACGGGGAGTTCGATCCGTTGCCCGAGTCGGTCGTCCTCACGTACTCCGCGTCGACGTTCGATCGCGTCGTCTCGGAGCTGGGTGCCGAGGACGGGGCGATCGACGCGCCGGGGCTGGCGAGTCTCCACGAGCTCGCGGGCACCGACGGCACCGTCGCGGTCGCCGGCGAGTTCGGCATCGGCGCCCCGGCGACCGCGATGGTCGTCGACGTGCTGGCCGCCGCCGGCGTGGAGACGGTCTGCATCGTCGGCTACGCCGGGGCGCTGACCACCGATCTGGACACCGAGACGGCCGTCGTCGCCGACAGCGCGCTCCGTGACGAGGGGACCTCGTACCACTACCTTCCTGACGGCGTGCCGGCGGAGGCGACCCCGGCCGTGACCGACGCGCTCGAAACGGAATGCCGGGCCGCCGACCGTCCGGTGGCGGTGGGTCCGACGTGGTCGACCGACGCGGCGTTTCGGGAGACCGCGTTCGAGGCACGACAACTCGCGGAACGGGGGTACCTGACGGTCGAGATGGAGGCGGCGGCCCTCTTCGCGGTCGCGGAGGTCCGCGGGATCGACGCGGGCGCCGCGTTCGCGATCAGCGACTACGTGACGCCGGAGGGATGGGAGCGGCTGTTTCACGAGGCTCGCGACCGGCTCTACGACCTGATCCCGGTCGTCAGGGACGCGATTCGGTGA